TAAATGTGAGAATTTTATAAGCATTAGTTAGTAATAAAAATATATAATTTTTAAAATTTCACTTAAGGAAAATGAATGAAAAAAATCATCGCAGGGGTTGTAGTAGTAGTTTTGCTAGCTATAGGGTTTTTTGTCTCAGCTTCTTACATTAACTCTATCAATGGAAAAATATTTGCTCAAATGAGTCAAGATACAGCATATTACAGCGTTGAAGATGCTAACTATACTAAAGGACTTTTAAATTCCAAAGGAAGTTTTATAGCTACACTTAACGACTTGCCTTATAGTTTTAAAGTGAATGTGGATTTTTCTAATAATTTTTTTGCAAGTAATAATGCTATCGTTTCTATTTTAAATGAAAATGAAGACTTAAAAGGTATTTTCCCAAATGAAGAAATCTTTAAAATCTTAGTTAGTACAAAAGGTGGAGACATTAACATCAACGCAACAATAAATGATATTAATTTCACCCGCAATGATACAAATTTAGTTTTAAACAATACATCTTTTAAGATTACAGGTTCTGAAGAATTTGTAAAAAATATGGAGCTTAATCTAGGTTATGTTTTATTAGATCAATTATCTCATGAAGAAAAACTAGAAGCAAAAAATATCAAAATTTCTGAATTTCCTTTAGAAAAACTTAGTTTTAACAATATCTTTAATCCTAGTAGAAATAGTGAGCAAAATATAAGCATTGATAGTGCTAATTTTATAAGTTCTATTGCTTTTGACTTTGATAAATTAAAAATTTTTGCAAAAACAGCTCAAAATGCTCAAAATGATTATGATAGTGTTTTAAAACTAGATTTAGCTAAATTTAATCTTGTAAATAAAAACTTTATGTTAAACAACATTAACTTAGATATGAATTTTAATAATCTTTCCAAAAAAGCTTATGATAGTTTAGTACAAAATTCAAACACTGATATTTTTTCTATGATGCTTTTAGCAAGTCAGTTTTTAAAAGCAAACCCACAAATCATCTTAAATAATCTAAGCTTTGAAAAAGAAGGTAAAAAATTTGACGCAAATGGACAAACTATTTTCACTGAAAATAATATAAAATCACAATTGCATGCAAACACTGAAATTCTTCCTAGTCAAATTTGGCCTGATTTTGCAAATTTTGATACTTATTTTGTAGATAATAACGGATCTTATATGCTTGATTTTATCTATGATGATTCTAATAAAAGTGATATTACAACTATTATTAATGGTGAAAAACTTGCCATAGATCCACAATGACAAATTTAAGCTTAACTTTTCGTCCTAAAACTTTAGATGAGGTTTTAGGACAAGAGAATTTAGTAGAAATTTTTAAAAAATTCATACAAATTTCAAAGCTCCCTCATAGTATATTTTTTGGCCCAGCAGGTTGCGGGAAGACTTCTTTTGCAAGAGCAATAGCGTATGAGTATAAACTAGACTTTTATGAGTTTGATGGAGGCAATTTCAAACTTGAAGAGCTTAGAAAAATACTAAATAATTACGAAAATTCTTTATATAAACCTTTGATATTTATTGATGAGGTACATAGGCTTTCAAAAACCCAACAAGAAATGCTTTTAATCCCTTTGGAAAATCAAAAATGCCTTTTCATAGGTGCAAGCACTGAAAACCCCTACTTTACTTTAACTTCAGGCATAAGAAGCAGAAGTATGCTTTTTGAATTTAAAGGCTTAGAGTATAAAGACTTAGAAAAACTTACTATAAAAGTGCAAGAAAAACTCCAATGTAAAATCGATGATGATGCTAAAGACTTTTTGATCACTTCTAGTGCAAATGATGCAAGAAGCTTTTTAAATTTATGTGAGTTTGCTTTGGCTTTAGATAGCACTCATATCACGCTTGAAACTTTGAAAAAATTAAGAGCAAATGTTTTAAGCGATGGCACTTCAAGTAAAGATACACACTATAGACTAGCTAGTTCTATGATAAAAAGCTTAAGAGGAAGTGATATAGATGCGAGTTTGTATTATCTTGCGAGGTTGATTGATGGGGGCGAAAGTGCAGATTTCATCGCTAGAAGATTAGTGATATTTGCAAGTGAAGATATCTCAAATGCAAACCCACAAGCACTTAATCTAGCCACAAGCACACTCATAGCAGTAAAAAACATAGGCTATCCTGAAGCTAGGATCATCTTAGCTCAATGTGTGGTATTTTTAGCAAGTTCGCCTAAGTCAAACTCAAGCTACCTTGCTATAAATGAAGCATTAAATTATGTGCAAAACAATCCTGCGTTAAAAATACTCCCTTATCTTGATAATAACAACCCTCAAAGAAAAAACTACCTTTATCCGCACGATTTTGGTGGCTGGGTGAAGCAAAGATACCTAGAAAAAGACTTGAAATTTTATCATAGCAAAGGTATAGGTTTTGAAGCACAGCTAGATTTATGGCTAAATGATATGAAAAAAGTCAAAAAGTGATTTTAAGCACAATGTAAAAATATTTTTATATAATTTTCATTTTTTGGTTCCGTAGCTCAGTTGGTAGAGCACCACCTTGACATGGTGGTGGTCGTTGGTTCAAGTCCAATCGGAGCCACCATTTTTTATTTCTTTCGATTTCTTTAATTTCCAAAAAATGCTTTTAAAATGCTATATATAAACAAACTAAATGATCTTTGATTTCAATTAATTTCTTTTGTGTTATAATTATTTTCAATTAATTAAGGTCATTATTAAGGTTCTTAAAACCTAATAGAGCTCTTTAAAGGAAAATAATGGCAAACATAGCAAAACAAAGCTTACAAGATAAAGATATTAGAAATTTAAAACCTAGTGATAAACGATACAAAAAAGCTGTAGTAATATAAAATCATAATTTTATTTTAAATTTTACAATATCAATCATAAAATTATATAAGGAATAATTATGGCTACTAATGAATTAAAATCACTAAAAAATATATTTGATGGAAAATATTTAAGAATACCAGATTATCAAAGAGGTTACGCTTGGGAATATAATCAATTAAAAGATTTTTGGGAAGACTTGGAAAATTTAGAAAATGACAAAACTCATTATATGGGAGTTTTAACACTAGAAAAAGTTACACAAGAAAAAAAGGAAGAAAAGATTGAATATTGGAAAATAGATTATGGAGCATATAAATCAGATAATGTATTTTATGTTGTAGATGGACAGCAAAGAATAACAACAAGCATTATTTTGATTTCAGTAATTTTAAATAATATAAAAGAAACACAACAAACAAAAGATAAAACTCTATGGTTTACTGATGAAGAATATAATGATTTATATAAAAAATATATTGCAAAATCAAATCAAAATGGTGAATATTTATATTATTTTGGATATACAGCAGATAACCCAAGTTATGAGTTTTTAAAAACAAAAATTTTTGAAAATAAAAGCATATCAAATACTAATAATGAAACGTTATACACAGCTAATCTAGAAAATGCAAAAAAATTTTTTAAAGAAAAAATAAATAATTTTACATTAAAACAAAAAGAAAATCTCTTTAAAAAAGTAACTGAACAGCTTTTATTTAATGTATATGAAATATCTAATGATTTAGACGTATTCATTGCTTTTGAAACCATGAACAATAGAGGTAAAAAATTATCTAATTTAGAATTATTAAAAAATAGACTAATTTATTTATCTACAAAATTTGAAGATGAAGATAAATTTTCTTTAAGAAGAAAAATTAATGAATGCTGGAAAAAAATATATGAATACCTAGGAAAAAATAAATTACAGCCTTTAAATGATGATGTTTTTCTTAAAAATCACTGGATTATGTATTTTAAATACAGTAGAGAAAAAGGAAATGATTATATTGTATCGTTATTAGAAGAAATATTTGTTTGTAAAAGGATACTAGGAAAAAATATAGATAATCCTTTAACTATTAAAGAAATAAATGATTATATTTTAAGTCTTAGTACAAGTATTGAACATTGGTATTATCTTTTTAATCCTGAGCAATCTAATTACACTGAAGAAGTAAAAACATTACTTGATAAATTAAATAGACTAGGTTATAGATCTTTTGCACCACTTTTAATGGCTGTATTTAGTAAAAATAATACATTCAATAATGATGAAATTTGTGATTTACTTAAAATGATAGAAAAATTTATTTTTTTAATTTTTGAAATTTCAAAAAGACGATCAAATACTGGTGATAGTACTTTTTATAACTATGCAAACCAATACTATCACAATGATAAATCAAATATTTCTATTAAAGATATTATAGGAATATATGATTTAAAAAATGATGAATATTCTGGAATTAATTGGTGGCTTGTTTCATATGTTGATATTGAACAATTTTATATTTATTTAAAAGACAAATTTAAAAATAAAGATGGTTATTATAGTTGGACTGGTTTATCATATTTCTTATTTGAATATGAATTATCGCTTCAACATAAAAGTAAAAATAATACAATTAAAATCAATTGGAAAGAATATATAAATTCAAAAAAAGATTATAATAGCATTGAGCATATTTTACCTCAAACACCTACAGATGAGTATTGGATAAATAAGCTAAAACAAGTTAATTCAGATAATTATAAATATATAATTAATTCTTTAGGAAATTTAATTCCATTATCAAAAGCTAAAAATTCCAAATTAAATAACAAAAATTTCTATATCAAAAAAAATGGAGAAGATGGAGAATTTATCGGTTATAAAAACGGTTCTTATTCTGAGCAAGAAATAAATGAAAAAGAAGAATGGGGAATTGAAGAAATAAATGAAAGAACAAATAAATTAATTGAATTTTTAATAAATCATTGGGAAATAGATAAATATTGTTTAATAAATAATATAAACAATAAATTAAATTTTATAAAAACCATCAAATAACACTCATATCAAGGAATATTTCCTTGATATATTTTTACATATATTTTAATAAATTCGTAAATTCTTGAATTTCTTTTTCTTGATCTAAGATGATTTTTTTCGCTATATCAGTGATAGTTTTGTCTTTAGAATAAAATAAAATTTGTTTTGAAGCATCTACCGCACCTTGATGATGTGCTATCATCGCTTCTAAAAAGTCTTTATTGATATTTTTACTTTCTTTAACCGAACTCATTAAAATCATCATTTTTTGCATGAGTTCTTTTTCTTCTTGAATGAAT
This genomic stretch from Campylobacter lari subsp. concheus harbors:
- a CDS encoding DUF945 family protein; translation: MKKIIAGVVVVVLLAIGFFVSASYINSINGKIFAQMSQDTAYYSVEDANYTKGLLNSKGSFIATLNDLPYSFKVNVDFSNNFFASNNAIVSILNENEDLKGIFPNEEIFKILVSTKGGDININATINDINFTRNDTNLVLNNTSFKITGSEEFVKNMELNLGYVLLDQLSHEEKLEAKNIKISEFPLEKLSFNNIFNPSRNSEQNISIDSANFISSIAFDFDKLKIFAKTAQNAQNDYDSVLKLDLAKFNLVNKNFMLNNINLDMNFNNLSKKAYDSLVQNSNTDIFSMMLLASQFLKANPQIILNNLSFEKEGKKFDANGQTIFTENNIKSQLHANTEILPSQIWPDFANFDTYFVDNNGSYMLDFIYDDSNKSDITTIINGEKLAIDPQ
- a CDS encoding replication-associated recombination protein A; protein product: MTNLSLTFRPKTLDEVLGQENLVEIFKKFIQISKLPHSIFFGPAGCGKTSFARAIAYEYKLDFYEFDGGNFKLEELRKILNNYENSLYKPLIFIDEVHRLSKTQQEMLLIPLENQKCLFIGASTENPYFTLTSGIRSRSMLFEFKGLEYKDLEKLTIKVQEKLQCKIDDDAKDFLITSSANDARSFLNLCEFALALDSTHITLETLKKLRANVLSDGTSSKDTHYRLASSMIKSLRGSDIDASLYYLARLIDGGESADFIARRLVIFASEDISNANPQALNLATSTLIAVKNIGYPEARIILAQCVVFLASSPKSNSSYLAINEALNYVQNNPALKILPYLDNNNPQRKNYLYPHDFGGWVKQRYLEKDLKFYHSKGIGFEAQLDLWLNDMKKVKK
- a CDS encoding DUF262 domain-containing protein, whose translation is MATNELKSLKNIFDGKYLRIPDYQRGYAWEYNQLKDFWEDLENLENDKTHYMGVLTLEKVTQEKKEEKIEYWKIDYGAYKSDNVFYVVDGQQRITTSIILISVILNNIKETQQTKDKTLWFTDEEYNDLYKKYIAKSNQNGEYLYYFGYTADNPSYEFLKTKIFENKSISNTNNETLYTANLENAKKFFKEKINNFTLKQKENLFKKVTEQLLFNVYEISNDLDVFIAFETMNNRGKKLSNLELLKNRLIYLSTKFEDEDKFSLRRKINECWKKIYEYLGKNKLQPLNDDVFLKNHWIMYFKYSREKGNDYIVSLLEEIFVCKRILGKNIDNPLTIKEINDYILSLSTSIEHWYYLFNPEQSNYTEEVKTLLDKLNRLGYRSFAPLLMAVFSKNNTFNNDEICDLLKMIEKFIFLIFEISKRRSNTGDSTFYNYANQYYHNDKSNISIKDIIGIYDLKNDEYSGINWWLVSYVDIEQFYIYLKDKFKNKDGYYSWTGLSYFLFEYELSLQHKSKNNTIKINWKEYINSKKDYNSIEHILPQTPTDEYWINKLKQVNSDNYKYIINSLGNLIPLSKAKNSKLNNKNFYIKKNGEDGEFIGYKNGSYSEQEINEKEEWGIEEINERTNKLIEFLINHWEIDKYCLINNINNKLNFIKTIK